The following proteins are encoded in a genomic region of Streptomyces gobiensis:
- a CDS encoding DUF47 domain-containing protein produces the protein MRFRLTPRETSFYDMFAASADNIVTGSKLLMEMLGADASARAEISERMRAAEHAGDDATHAIFHQLNSSFITPFDREDIYRLASSLDDIMDFMEEAVDLVVLYQIDELPKGVDQQIEVLARAAELTAEAMPHLRTMDNLTEYWIEVNRLENQADQIHRKLLAHLFNGTYDAIEVLKLKQIVDVLEEAADAFEHVANTVETIAVKES, from the coding sequence GTGCGCTTTCGTCTGACCCCCAGGGAGACGAGCTTCTACGACATGTTCGCCGCTTCCGCGGACAACATCGTGACCGGTTCGAAACTCCTGATGGAAATGCTCGGGGCGGACGCCTCCGCACGGGCCGAGATCTCCGAGCGGATGCGGGCCGCGGAGCACGCGGGGGACGACGCCACGCACGCGATCTTCCACCAGCTCAATTCCTCCTTTATCACGCCGTTTGACCGCGAGGACATCTACCGTCTCGCGTCCTCACTCGACGACATCATGGACTTTATGGAGGAGGCCGTCGATCTGGTGGTCCTCTACCAGATCGATGAGCTGCCCAAGGGCGTCGATCAGCAGATCGAGGTGCTGGCGCGGGCCGCCGAGCTCACGGCCGAGGCGATGCCGCATCTGCGGACGATGGACAACCTCACCGAGTACTGGATCGAAGTGAACCGGCTGGAGAACCAGGCCGACCAGATCCACCGGAAGCTGCTGGCCCATCTTTTCAACGGCACGTACGACGCGATCGAGGTGCTGAAGCTCAAACAGATCGTGGATGTGCTGGAGGAGGCGGCCGACGCGTTTGAGCATGTCGCCAACACGGTGGAGACCATCGCGGTCAAGGAGTCCTGA